From a single Okeanomitos corallinicola TIOX110 genomic region:
- a CDS encoding PIN domain-containing protein, giving the protein MKYVLDTHALIWFLEGNLKLGANAKTILCDPNSQLVIPATTLAEAVWIVERGRTSIPAPKDIILAVEADPRVVIYPLDQDVIEMTMSLYSINEMHDRQIAATALVIANKGEVVQLLTCDQNITASGLVAIVW; this is encoded by the coding sequence ATGAAATATGTCTTAGATACTCATGCTTTAATCTGGTTTCTTGAAGGTAATTTAAAGCTAGGTGCAAATGCTAAAACTATCCTTTGTGATCCTAATTCACAGTTAGTTATTCCTGCAACTACTCTAGCTGAAGCTGTTTGGATTGTAGAAAGAGGTAGAACATCTATTCCTGCTCCTAAAGATATAATTTTAGCAGTAGAAGCTGATCCTCGTGTGGTAATTTATCCCCTTGATCAAGATGTTATTGAAATGACTATGAGCTTATATTCTATTAATGAAATGCACGATAGACAAATTGCAGCAACTGCGCTAGTTATAGCAAATAAAGGTGAAGTTGTGCAGTTATTAACGTGCGACCAAAATATAACTGCGTCGGGTTTAGTTGCTATTGTTTGGTAG